GATGGGCAGGAAATAGAAGAGCGCATCGGCGGCCGCGGCCAGGATGATGTAGCTCTGATCGGTGGCTTTGATCCAGCCGAAGGTGGTGGCCATGGTGAGGAAGGCCTTGAAGAGACCCGATCCGGCGAGCGGCCACAGCATCGGGGTGAAGATCCCGGAGACCATGTCGATGAAGCGGTTGAACAGATTGCCCTGGGTGGGGGCGTCGCCCCCGGCGCCCGCGTCTTCGGACCCGAAGCGCGTGATCCGGCTCAGCTCCGCGTAGACGGTGGGGACGTCGTTGCCGATGACCACCTGGTACTGGCCTCCGGCCTTCATCACGGTGATGACGCCGGGGAGCTTCTCGATGGCGCCCGTGTCGGCCTTCCCCTCGTCCTTGAGGCGCAAGCGCAGGCGGGTGGCGCAGTGCACGGCGCTGGACACGTTGTCCTCTCCGCCGACCTCCCGCAGGATGTCGGCGGCCAGCGACCGGTAATCGACCGATGCCATGGTGGGTCCTTTCTTCCGCTGTTCCGGGCCCACATTGGCCCGGAAACGACAAAAGACCTAGGACCCACCCACAGGGGTGTTTCCTAGGTCTTGCCCCGGTCCATCCCGGGTCACAATCCTTCGTGGCCTCAGAGGACCACAAAACTTGAAGATACACGTGATCTGATTCACAGGCAAGTGGCGCGGGCCGGCTTCGCCACCGCTTCCGCGAAATGTGGCCGAAACGCGGATTTACCCCGCCGACACACGTCGATACCTCACCGAAACACCAGCGTCATCACGGGGGCATCGCGGCTCCGTAGCGTGCTGAGCAGGAACCTCATCCGACCACCAGGAGGCAGCTCTTGACGCAGGACACCCTCACCACACCCCAGACCCCACCGTCTCAGCAGGCGTCACCTCAGGACGCCGCCGCCCAGGCGGCGACCCGGGAGAGCCTGGAGGACTACACCCTCCGCTTCGCACCGCGCTCCTACCGGAAGTGGGGCGTCGGCGTCGTCGCAACCAGTGCGCTGGGCGGCATCGCCTACCTCGCCGACTTCGCGATCGGCGCCAACATCGGCATGGCGTACGGCACGGTCAACGCGCTGCTCGGCATCGCGATCGCGGCCGTGATCATCTTCGTGACCGGCTTCCCGCTGGCCTACTACGCGGCGCGCTACAACATCGATCTGGATCTCATCACCCGCGGCTCCGGCTTCGGCTACTACGGCTCCATCCTGACCAACGTCATCTTCGCCGTCTTCACCTTCATCTTCTTCGCCCTCGAAGGCTCGATCATGGCGCAGGGCCTTGAACTGGGCCTCGGCATCCCGCGCTGGCTGGGCTATCTGATCTCCTCCGTGCTGATCATCCCGCTCGTCATCTTCGGCATGAACGCCCTGGCGAAGCTCCAGGTCTGGACCACCCCGCTGTGGCTCCTGCTCATGGTGGTGCCGCTCGTGTATCTCGTGGCGGCGCACCCGGATTCGCTCGGCGCCTTCCTCAGTTACCAGGGCACCTCGGGACAGGGCGGGGTGGATCTTGCCTCGGCCATGCTCGCCGCCGGTGTCTGCCTCTCGCTCATGGCGCAGATCGCCGAGCAGATCGACTACCTGCGCTTCATGCCGCCCAAGACGCCGGAGAACAGCCGCTCCTGGTGGCGCGCCGTGATCCTGGCCGGCCCGGGCTGGGTGGTGTTCGGCGCGATCAAGCAGGCGGTCGGTCTCTTCATCGCGGTGTACCTCGTCGCACGGCTCGACCCGGCGGCGTCGGCGACGGCGAATGAGCCGGTGCACCAGTTCCTCGGCGTCTACCGGGAGATGATGCCGCCGTGGCTCGCCATGACGCTCGCGGTGGTCCTGGTGGTCATCTCGCAGATCAAGATCAACGTGACCAACGCCTACTCCGGTTCGCTGGCCTGGACCAACTCCTTCACGCGGCTCACCCGTCGCTACCCGGGGCGGCTCGTGTTCGTGGTGGTCAACGTGGGCATCGCCCTCGTCCTGATGGAGGCGGACATGTTCTCCTTCCTCAACGCGATCCTCGGCTTCTACGCGAACTGCGCCATGGCCTGGGTGGTCACGGTCGCCACGGACATCGGCATCAACAAGTACGTCCTGAAGATCTCCCCGAAGATCCCGGAGTTCCGCCGCGGCATGCTCTACGCGATCAATCCGGTGGGCTTCGTCTCGATGATCCTCTCGGCGGGCCTCTCGATCGCGGTGTTCTTCGGGGCCTTCGGTCCGGCGATCCAGCCGTTCTCGCCCGTGGTCGCCGTCCTGGTCGCGTTCATCGCCACCCCGCTCATGGCCATCCTCACCGGAGGCAAGTTCTACCTGCGCCGCGCCGACGACGGCGTCGACCTGCCGATGTTCGACGAGCACGGCAACCCCTCCGGGGAGACGCTGCTGTGTCACGTGACGGGGCTGGAATTCGAACGTCCTGACATGATCCGCTCCGCCGTGGACGGGCCGGAGGGCGAGATCCGCTACGTGTCCTCCCTCGCTCTCGCGACGGACCGCAGCGGCGCGCACGTCCTGCCTGCCGACCCGCGGTGAGGCGGCGACGGCCGCGAGCCCGTCGGTAACAAACAGCGACACGCCACGGTTCTGTTGCCCCATGAAACAGATCCGCTGCTTGTGGTCGTACGATCAAATTCCCCCACCTCGTGAGTGCCGGAACCCCTGAGCCGTCACTCCTGTCAGCAGGAGCCTCCCCATGCGCCTTTCCCCACGTGAGCAGGAAAAACTGATGATCGTGGTCGCCGCCGATCTGGCGCGGCGCAGACAGGCCCGCGGGCTGAAACTCAACTATCCCGAGGCGATCGCCATCCTCAGCTACGAACTGATCGAAGGGGCGCGGGACGGCCGGTCGGTGGCAGAACTCATGTCCTGGGGCGCCACGATCCTCCGGCGCGAGGACGTCATGGAAGGGGTGCCGGAGATGATCCACGACGTCCAGATCGAGGCCACCTTCCCCGACGGCACCAAGCTCGTCACCGTCCACGAACCGATCCGTTAGGCCGAGTCATGAGCATCGAGAACAGCACCCCGTCCTCCCCGTCCTTCACGCCCGGCGAGACCCTGGTGGCGGACGGCGACATCACGCTCAACGCGGGCCGTCCCGTCACCGAGCTCGCCGTCACCAACACGGGCGACCGGCCGGTCCAGGTCGGATCGCATTTCCACTTCGCCGAGACCAACCGCGGCCTCGACTTCGACCGGCAGGCAGCACACGGGCTCCGGCTCGACATCCCGGCCGGCACGGCCGTGCGCTTCGAGCCGGGCGACACCAAGACCGTGCGGCTCGTCCCGCTCGCCGGCGCGCGCGAGGTGTACGGCCTGCGCGGACTGACCGAGGGCCCGCTGGATGACGCGGCGGCACCGAACGACGGCGCGGATGCGGCGCCGTCGTCGTCGGCTGCGAGTGAGGACGGCGGCCTGCCGAATCTCGCGATCCCGCGCACGCAGTACGCCCAGCTCTACGGGCCCACCACCGGTGACCGCGTCCGGCTCGGTGACACCGGCCTGTTCGCCGAGGTGGAGCGGGACCTGACCGTCTACGGCGAGGAAGTGGTGTTCGGGGGCGGCAAGGTGCTGCGCGACGGCATGGGCCAGAACGGCCAGGTGACGCGCGACGGCGGCGACGTGCCGGACACGGTCATCACCAACGCGCTCATCGTGGACCACAGCGGGATCTACAAAG
This portion of the Arthrobacter woluwensis genome encodes:
- a CDS encoding urease subunit gamma; amino-acid sequence: MRLSPREQEKLMIVVAADLARRRQARGLKLNYPEAIAILSYELIEGARDGRSVAELMSWGATILRREDVMEGVPEMIHDVQIEATFPDGTKLVTVHEPIR
- a CDS encoding purine-cytosine permease family protein; this encodes MTQDTLTTPQTPPSQQASPQDAAAQAATRESLEDYTLRFAPRSYRKWGVGVVATSALGGIAYLADFAIGANIGMAYGTVNALLGIAIAAVIIFVTGFPLAYYAARYNIDLDLITRGSGFGYYGSILTNVIFAVFTFIFFALEGSIMAQGLELGLGIPRWLGYLISSVLIIPLVIFGMNALAKLQVWTTPLWLLLMVVPLVYLVAAHPDSLGAFLSYQGTSGQGGVDLASAMLAAGVCLSLMAQIAEQIDYLRFMPPKTPENSRSWWRAVILAGPGWVVFGAIKQAVGLFIAVYLVARLDPAASATANEPVHQFLGVYREMMPPWLAMTLAVVLVVISQIKINVTNAYSGSLAWTNSFTRLTRRYPGRLVFVVVNVGIALVLMEADMFSFLNAILGFYANCAMAWVVTVATDIGINKYVLKISPKIPEFRRGMLYAINPVGFVSMILSAGLSIAVFFGAFGPAIQPFSPVVAVLVAFIATPLMAILTGGKFYLRRADDGVDLPMFDEHGNPSGETLLCHVTGLEFERPDMIRSAVDGPEGEIRYVSSLALATDRSGAHVLPADPR